The following are from one region of the Gloeomargarita lithophora Alchichica-D10 genome:
- a CDS encoding YciI family protein, whose protein sequence is MAKFVVTGHYCQDVETKRAPYRQAHLAGLAQQKAQGILVTIGPTQDLTRFFAIYEAESAQPVQALIEQDPYWQNGIWTDYEVIPWIQAI, encoded by the coding sequence ATGGCAAAATTTGTGGTTACCGGCCATTATTGTCAAGATGTGGAAACCAAACGGGCACCCTACCGGCAGGCGCACCTGGCGGGTTTAGCCCAGCAAAAAGCCCAGGGCATTCTCGTCACCATCGGCCCAACCCAGGACTTGACCCGGTTTTTTGCCATCTACGAAGCGGAGTCAGCCCAACCCGTCCAAGCCCTGATCGAACAAGACCCCTACTGGCAAAACGGCATCTGGACGGACTACGAGGTTATCCCGTGGATTCAGGCCATCTGA
- a CDS encoding tetratricopeptide repeat protein encodes MNFVLQSSYLLGLVALLLVAAVLVARQVWRTRGVETRLSQLQKRVNDGQATGLDYYELGSIFLRKKLYVQCVNQLQKAIKNWDESDTDGLAKVHNALGYAYFSQEQYDLAIRQYREALKRQPQYVTGMNNLGHAYEKKKLTAQALEMYEQALQIAPDDPTAKQRANSLRKRLAPTG; translated from the coding sequence GTGAATTTCGTTCTGCAATCTTCCTATTTGTTGGGTTTGGTGGCTTTATTGCTGGTGGCGGCGGTTTTGGTGGCGCGGCAAGTCTGGCGCACCCGCGGGGTAGAAACCCGTCTTAGCCAACTCCAAAAGCGGGTCAATGACGGGCAGGCCACCGGCTTGGATTATTACGAATTGGGGAGCATTTTTTTACGCAAAAAGCTGTATGTGCAATGCGTCAATCAACTGCAAAAAGCGATTAAAAACTGGGATGAAAGCGATACGGACGGCTTAGCCAAGGTTCATAATGCTTTGGGCTATGCCTATTTCAGCCAAGAACAATACGATTTGGCCATTCGCCAGTACCGGGAAGCCCTGAAACGGCAACCCCAGTATGTGACCGGGATGAATAATCTGGGTCACGCCTACGAAAAGAAAAAACTGACCGCCCAAGCCCTAGAAATGTACGAACAGGCATTGCAGATTGCCCCCGATGACCCCACGGCCAAGCAAAGGGCAAATTCCCTGCGAAAACGCTTGGCACCGACCGGATAA
- a CDS encoding YtxH domain-containing protein: protein MSRNNAGAFLGGVVLGGVAGVVAGMVLAPRSGQETRRVLGKTAAALPELTADVADNLQLQAQRWTGLLQARWQGTWERLQTALSTGVEAGRQEHQRQQNRG from the coding sequence ATGAGCCGTAACAATGCGGGGGCGTTTTTGGGGGGCGTGGTGCTTGGCGGTGTCGCCGGAGTGGTGGCGGGCATGGTCTTGGCACCCCGTTCGGGTCAGGAAACCCGGCGGGTCTTAGGCAAAACGGCGGCGGCTCTTCCAGAATTGACCGCAGATGTGGCCGATAATCTCCAACTCCAGGCGCAACGCTGGACGGGTTTACTCCAAGCGCGATGGCAAGGCACCTGGGAACGCCTCCAAACCGCCCTGAGTACCGGGGTGGAAGCGGGGCGCCAAGAACACCAACGCCAGCAAAACCGTGGCTGA
- a CDS encoding chlorophyll a/b-binding protein encodes MQEQTPDTKLGFTNFAETWNGRLAMLGFVIGIATELLTGKGILSQIGLM; translated from the coding sequence ATGCAAGAGCAAACACCGGATACCAAGCTTGGTTTCACCAACTTTGCGGAAACCTGGAATGGTCGCTTGGCAATGTTGGGCTTTGTGATCGGGATTGCGACCGAACTGTTGACCGGCAAAGGAATTTTGTCCCAAATCGGTCTGATGTAA
- a CDS encoding Light dependent period protein LdpA domain-containing protein, translated as MDSGHLRALAQRSWSKLICGASYQDTASIEPLSWVFTLAGVNCIDVAADPAVVQAAHRGIQRAGTSPPWVMVSLNDDTDPHFRKAYFDPQLCPPECPRPCERVCPVQAISAAGVAVPSCYGCGRCLDICPYNYITAHTYVHRPAAVIELLQNQPISALEIHTQVGHGASFQHLWRELQPWINRLQVLAISCQDHEGVIPYLWNLYKIITKATPLPYALIWQADGRPMSGDIGAGTTQATVRLAQKILAQGPPGFVQLAGGTNQATWPLVQKLNLPIHGVAYGSYARKLLQPYLQRLDDDQILAQAVAQARDLIAPKKPDGAGWASGAAPGLTVPG; from the coding sequence GTGGATTCAGGCCATCTGAGGGCACTGGCGCAACGGTCGTGGTCGAAGTTAATCTGTGGGGCAAGTTACCAGGATACGGCCAGCATTGAACCCCTGAGTTGGGTCTTTACCCTGGCGGGGGTGAATTGTATTGATGTGGCGGCTGACCCGGCGGTGGTGCAGGCCGCCCATCGGGGCATCCAACGGGCGGGCACGTCCCCCCCCTGGGTGATGGTGAGCTTGAACGATGACACCGACCCCCACTTTCGCAAGGCGTATTTTGACCCGCAACTGTGCCCCCCGGAGTGTCCCCGCCCCTGCGAACGGGTCTGCCCGGTACAGGCCATTAGTGCGGCGGGAGTAGCAGTTCCCTCCTGCTATGGCTGTGGCCGTTGCCTGGATATTTGCCCATACAATTATATTACAGCCCACACCTATGTTCATCGGCCAGCGGCGGTGATTGAACTCTTGCAAAATCAACCCATCTCGGCCCTGGAAATCCATACCCAGGTGGGGCATGGGGCAAGTTTTCAGCATTTGTGGCGGGAACTCCAGCCCTGGATCAACCGGTTGCAGGTCTTGGCAATTAGTTGTCAAGACCATGAGGGGGTCATTCCGTACTTATGGAATTTGTATAAAATAATTACAAAAGCTACGCCCTTGCCCTATGCTCTGATTTGGCAGGCGGATGGCCGTCCCATGAGCGGCGATATTGGGGCGGGAACCACCCAGGCGACGGTGCGGTTAGCGCAAAAAATTCTCGCCCAAGGGCCGCCGGGGTTTGTCCAGTTGGCGGGGGGGACAAACCAGGCCACCTGGCCGTTGGTGCAAAAATTAAACTTGCCAATTCATGGGGTCGCCTACGGCAGCTATGCCCGCAAATTACTACAACCGTATCTACAACGTTTAGACGATGACCAGATTTTAGCCCAAGCGGTTGCCCAGGCGAGGGATTTAATTGCCCCTAAAAAACCCGATGGTGCAGGCTGGGCATCTGGCGCCGCACCTGGGCTAACCGTTCCGGGTTAA
- a CDS encoding FAD-dependent thymidylate synthase, translated as MTEPGDVQIKADSRNQATGDRMVTVLLTRFPYTLLQELATHRLLRQGGVVEVLGDTNPFTEVTSRSSGSSRAIPVERVIQRILADPFIPQFSQQQKGMQGIEIDDPEFQKNNEHLWRNALEQNIDLARKLAEQGVHKQHVNDLLKPFMRIPILITATEWENFFYLRTDKPCRPEFRAWAIAIRDTITQSTPTELHPGEWHIPFGDQMPADLSLREQLQVATARCARLSYATHSGNRDVQEDLRLHDQLLQDGHMGPLEHSAMAVENYLTTPQKIPCYALLPSQTTPVFTRNLRGFYSYRALVEDQGLIVNSSE; from the coding sequence ATGACTGAACCTGGGGATGTGCAAATCAAGGCCGACTCGCGCAACCAAGCCACGGGTGACCGCATGGTGACGGTATTATTGACCCGGTTTCCCTATACTTTGCTACAGGAATTGGCGACCCACCGGCTGTTGCGCCAGGGGGGGGTGGTGGAGGTGCTGGGGGACACCAATCCTTTTACCGAAGTCACCAGCCGCTCCAGCGGTTCCTCGCGGGCGATTCCCGTGGAGCGGGTAATTCAGCGCATTTTAGCAGACCCCTTTATTCCCCAGTTCAGCCAACAACAAAAGGGGATGCAGGGCATTGAAATTGATGACCCAGAATTTCAAAAAAATAATGAACATCTGTGGCGCAATGCCCTGGAACAAAACATTGATTTAGCCCGAAAATTAGCCGAGCAGGGGGTACATAAACAACACGTCAATGATTTACTAAAACCATTCATGCGGATTCCTATTTTAATCACCGCTACCGAATGGGAAAATTTCTTTTATCTGCGTACCGATAAACCCTGTCGCCCGGAATTTCGCGCCTGGGCGATTGCCATTAGGGATACGATTACCCAATCTACCCCTACAGAATTGCACCCCGGCGAATGGCATATTCCTTTTGGCGACCAAATGCCCGCAGATTTGTCGCTCAGGGAACAATTACAAGTAGCAACGGCTCGTTGTGCCCGGCTTTCCTACGCTACCCACAGCGGAAACCGGGATGTGCAAGAGGATTTACGGCTCCATGACCAACTTTTGCAGGATGGGCACATGGGGCCTTTAGAACACAGTGCAATGGCCGTGGAAAATTATTTGACAACCCCCCAAAAAATCCCCTGTTACGCCCTGCTCCCCAGCCAAACAACCCCGGTGTTTACCCGCAATTTACGGGGATTTTATAGCTATCGGGCGCTGGTGGAAGATCAAGGTTTAATTGTTAATTCATCGGAGTAA
- a CDS encoding dCTP deaminase, translated as MILTDQELNQLCQGTPPLVEPFDPSLINPASLDIRIGTSGLNEQEEGEPMPLDLTGYDPNRPYILEPQTWLLVASLEVFHIPEFAAGEVRLKSSRAREGFDLSLALWLDPGWQGSHLTMALRNTTRFRRLGIYPGLKIAQVILHRLSNLPQRSYAQTGRYNFDRRVQGSKG; from the coding sequence ATGATTTTAACCGACCAAGAACTGAATCAACTTTGCCAGGGAACTCCCCCCTTGGTGGAGCCTTTTGACCCCAGTTTGATCAATCCAGCTTCTTTGGATATTCGCATCGGCACTTCTGGGTTAAACGAACAGGAAGAGGGGGAACCTATGCCGCTGGATTTAACTGGTTATGACCCGAACCGACCCTACATTTTAGAACCCCAAACCTGGCTTTTGGTGGCTTCTTTGGAGGTGTTTCACATCCCCGAATTTGCCGCCGGGGAAGTGCGCCTCAAGTCCTCCCGGGCGCGGGAGGGTTTTGATTTGTCCCTGGCGCTTTGGCTTGACCCGGGGTGGCAGGGTTCCCATTTGACGATGGCACTGCGGAATACGACCCGGTTTCGCCGGTTGGGGATTTATCCGGGGTTGAAAATTGCCCAGGTGATTTTGCACCGTTTATCCAATCTGCCCCAGCGCAGTTATGCCCAAACGGGGCGGTATAATTTTGACCGACGGGTGCAGGGTTCCAAGGGGTAG
- a CDS encoding transketolase, giving the protein MAVTPAFCQGIDYFGSAWLQWSEYGQGAVVNIKSGQIDDPHDPKAVYQTLLGADALRYLIIQVTASKASGHPGGFASCAEAMASLIMLGYKNILTEVGHHAPGFYSTLFLDGSLADMGITNVTEMREQFREMHGLLGHLSGAIPGVLSPAGPLGQGQHFAMAGAYLNPGVLFPVTIGDGGLGEPYIMSSFQHFHTAFPQVTNVLPVLVWNGYSQEHHSMVATLDNERMERFWRASGFGEVIVVDAKAFDDQGQTGDYVDSTLFGFEQRLKFTAAVLTGLDQAAKSALNGTLTVFIIKQLKGAGVHARGAKSHNLYAQHTLQNNDIIQALTQRALTPEAWALVRENFQRAGGGPAARVAITESVRPLPPLPEFTHQEFPLGDKQVATTAVGKLVVQLGQSDPKFIVTNADGNEASGIANINQGLQIIHPTVDTLYNQSPQGQVYEPLSEDACAGLAAAVCLLGGRSLWCSYESFAINGLPIWQTVTQAMAELRRPTPSTITLYTAGALEQGRNGWTHQRPEIEAYYAALMHNGNVYPLFPPDANCAQAAYLWAVTTFNKGIAIFASKTPLPVRTTWEQAQAGIEQGAIVLQENPGERTVVLAVVGDMVLLPVFAAAERLHAQGIGTRIVSMINLRRLCRAQDVAWSSCAQADGNFMADGTFARLFTGDALLGITGGPVSTLEPLMVRSRVARREMLGWRRGETTATPGLLMDYNGLSAENIAERALALLG; this is encoded by the coding sequence ATGGCCGTCACCCCAGCATTTTGTCAGGGCATTGATTATTTCGGTTCGGCTTGGCTCCAGTGGTCGGAATACGGTCAGGGAGCAGTTGTTAATATAAAATCAGGACAAATTGATGACCCCCATGACCCGAAAGCGGTTTATCAAACCCTGCTGGGTGCCGATGCTCTACGGTATCTAATTATTCAAGTCACCGCCAGCAAAGCGTCGGGGCATCCGGGGGGCTTTGCCAGTTGTGCCGAAGCGATGGCCAGTCTGATCATGCTGGGTTACAAAAACATTCTCACCGAAGTCGGTCACCATGCGCCGGGGTTTTACAGCACCCTGTTTTTGGATGGTTCTTTGGCGGACATGGGCATTACCAATGTCACCGAAATGCGGGAACAATTTCGGGAAATGCACGGCCTGCTCGGACATCTCTCCGGGGCAATTCCGGGTGTATTATCCCCCGCTGGCCCGTTAGGACAAGGTCAGCACTTTGCCATGGCTGGGGCTTACCTAAATCCTGGCGTTTTATTCCCGGTGACAATTGGGGATGGGGGGCTGGGTGAGCCTTACATTATGAGCAGTTTTCAGCATTTTCATACGGCGTTTCCCCAGGTGACGAATGTTTTGCCGGTGCTGGTCTGGAATGGGTACAGCCAAGAGCATCACAGTATGGTGGCAACGTTAGACAATGAACGGATGGAACGGTTCTGGCGCGCCAGTGGGTTTGGGGAAGTGATTGTGGTGGATGCCAAAGCCTTCGATGACCAGGGGCAAACGGGAGATTACGTTGATAGTACGTTGTTTGGCTTTGAGCAGAGATTAAAATTCACTGCCGCCGTGCTAACTGGGTTAGACCAAGCGGCCAAGAGTGCCTTAAATGGAACATTAACCGTATTTATCATCAAACAGTTGAAAGGGGCGGGAGTTCACGCACGGGGGGCGAAGTCCCATAACCTTTACGCCCAACATACCTTACAAAATAATGACATTATTCAGGCATTGACCCAACGGGCATTGACCCCGGAGGCGTGGGCTTTGGTGCGGGAAAATTTCCAGCGGGCGGGGGGGGGACCGGCGGCGCGGGTGGCGATTACGGAATCAGTACGGCCTTTGCCACCCTTACCCGAATTTACCCATCAGGAATTTCCTTTGGGGGACAAGCAGGTGGCGACAACGGCGGTGGGAAAATTGGTGGTACAACTGGGGCAAAGCGACCCCAAATTTATCGTTACTAACGCCGATGGCAATGAGGCTTCGGGGATTGCTAACATTAACCAAGGCTTGCAAATTATTCATCCTACTGTAGATACGTTGTACAATCAATCTCCCCAGGGGCAGGTCTATGAACCCCTGAGTGAGGATGCCTGTGCGGGGTTGGCGGCGGCGGTGTGTTTGTTGGGGGGACGGTCGTTGTGGTGTTCCTACGAGTCGTTTGCGATCAATGGGTTACCCATTTGGCAGACGGTGACCCAGGCGATGGCGGAATTGCGGCGGCCAACACCTTCCACGATTACGTTGTACACGGCGGGTGCTTTGGAACAGGGGCGCAACGGGTGGACCCACCAGCGACCGGAGATTGAAGCCTACTATGCCGCCCTGATGCACAATGGCAATGTTTATCCCCTGTTTCCGCCGGATGCGAATTGCGCCCAAGCGGCCTACCTGTGGGCGGTGACGACGTTTAATAAAGGGATTGCCATCTTTGCCAGTAAAACGCCTCTACCGGTGCGGACGACGTGGGAACAAGCCCAGGCAGGGATTGAACAGGGGGCAATTGTACTGCAAGAAAACCCTGGGGAACGGACGGTGGTGTTGGCGGTGGTGGGGGATATGGTGTTATTGCCGGTGTTTGCGGCGGCGGAGCGGTTACACGCCCAGGGAATTGGGACTCGCATTGTCAGTATGATCAACCTACGGCGGCTGTGTCGTGCCCAGGATGTGGCCTGGTCAAGTTGTGCCCAAGCGGATGGGAATTTTATGGCTGATGGGACGTTTGCGCGGTTGTTCACCGGGGATGCCCTGCTGGGGATTACGGGCGGGCCGGTGAGTACCCTAGAACCCTTGATGGTGCGTTCCCGGGTGGCACGGCGGGAGATGTTGGGCTGGCGCCGGGGGGAAACGACCGCTACGCCGGGTTTATTGATGGATTACAACGGCTTGAGTGCGGAAAATATCGCGGAACGGGCGCTGGCTTTGCTGGGGTAG
- a CDS encoding carbon-nitrogen hydrolase family protein: MHSYLAAALQMTSGPEVGQNLTQLTELVDLAYHRGATLIGLPENFAFMGEEQDKIAQADHIAGVTEQCLRTLAQRFQVTLLAGGHPVPVDGQRVVNRAMVITPDGQVHSCYDKVHLFDVNLPDGNTYQESRTVVAGMALPPVYYQPELGHIGLSICYDVRFPELYRHLAKVGAEILFIPAAFTAYTGKDHWQVLLQARAIENTCYVLAPAQVGWHYPRRQTHGHALIIDPWGVVLADAGERPGVAMAEINPERLAQVRRQMPSLHHRVF, encoded by the coding sequence ATGCACTCCTACCTGGCGGCGGCTTTACAAATGACCAGCGGGCCAGAGGTCGGGCAAAATCTGACCCAGTTGACCGAATTGGTGGACTTGGCCTACCACCGGGGCGCCACCCTGATTGGCTTGCCGGAAAATTTTGCCTTCATGGGGGAAGAGCAGGACAAAATTGCCCAGGCAGACCACATCGCCGGGGTGACGGAGCAATGTCTGCGTACCCTAGCCCAACGGTTCCAGGTCACCCTGCTGGCGGGGGGACATCCGGTGCCCGTGGATGGTCAGCGGGTGGTGAACCGGGCGATGGTGATTACCCCGGATGGACAGGTGCATTCTTGTTATGACAAAGTGCATCTATTTGATGTGAATCTCCCGGACGGCAACACCTACCAGGAATCCCGCACCGTGGTGGCGGGGATGGCTCTACCGCCGGTGTATTACCAACCGGAATTGGGGCACATTGGCCTGTCCATTTGCTATGATGTGCGCTTCCCGGAGTTGTACCGGCATCTGGCCAAGGTGGGGGCGGAGATTCTCTTTATCCCGGCGGCGTTTACGGCCTATACGGGCAAAGACCACTGGCAGGTTTTGCTCCAGGCCAGGGCGATTGAAAATACCTGCTACGTCCTGGCTCCGGCGCAGGTGGGATGGCATTACCCCCGCAGGCAAACCCACGGCCACGCCCTGATCATTGACCCCTGGGGCGTGGTGCTGGCGGATGCGGGGGAGCGACCGGGGGTGGCAATGGCGGAAATTAACCCGGAACGGTTAGCCCAGGTGCGGCGCCAGATGCCCAGCCTGCACCATCGGGTTTTTTAG
- a CDS encoding NIL domain-containing protein, whose protein sequence is MKQRVTLTFPRQLVQIPITYRLAKDFNIAANIIRAQVAPNQVGKLVVELAGDMDQLAAALEWLTESGIEVAHSSREILIDTELCIDCGLCTGVCPTQALTLDREFRLNFTRTRCIVCEQCIPTCPVVAITTNF, encoded by the coding sequence ATGAAACAACGGGTTACCCTCACCTTTCCCCGCCAACTGGTGCAGATTCCCATCACCTACCGTTTGGCCAAAGATTTTAATATCGCCGCCAATATCATTCGGGCGCAGGTCGCCCCCAACCAAGTCGGTAAGCTGGTGGTGGAACTGGCCGGGGATATGGATCAACTGGCCGCTGCCCTGGAATGGCTGACGGAGAGCGGCATTGAGGTCGCCCACAGCAGTCGGGAAATCCTGATTGATACGGAACTCTGTATTGACTGTGGACTCTGTACAGGGGTTTGCCCGACCCAGGCGCTCACCCTGGACCGGGAGTTTCGGCTCAACTTTACCCGCACCCGCTGTATCGTATGTGAGCAATGTATTCCCACTTGCCCAGTCGTTGCCATTACCACCAATTTCTGA
- the plsY gene encoding glycerol-3-phosphate 1-O-acyltransferase PlsY has protein sequence MAVNLLLVLFAYLCGAFPPGYVAGRLAGIDIRRVGSGSTGATNVLRTLGKWPALAVFLLDVGKGVAAVALTRWLWQIFPSLDPGVLRPWWELVYALTAVVGHSKSLWINWRGGKSVATGLGLLAFFAWPVALGALGMFGLVVATVRIVSLGSLLACMTALGLAVGLAIPLAYQVYTFLATVYIIWCHRSNIQRLLKGTEPRLGEAKPTGE, from the coding sequence ATGGCCGTAAATCTCCTGCTGGTGCTTTTTGCTTATCTCTGCGGCGCATTCCCGCCGGGGTATGTGGCGGGGCGGTTGGCGGGGATCGACATCCGCCGGGTGGGTTCCGGTTCCACGGGGGCGACCAATGTTCTGCGTACCCTGGGGAAATGGCCGGCCCTAGCGGTGTTTCTGCTGGATGTGGGCAAAGGGGTGGCGGCGGTGGCCTTGACCCGCTGGCTGTGGCAGATATTTCCCAGCCTAGACCCTGGCGTACTGCGTCCCTGGTGGGAATTGGTTTACGCTTTGACGGCGGTGGTGGGGCACAGCAAATCCCTGTGGATCAACTGGCGGGGGGGCAAATCCGTCGCCACCGGGTTGGGGTTGTTGGCCTTTTTTGCGTGGCCGGTGGCCTTGGGTGCCTTGGGGATGTTTGGGTTGGTGGTCGCCACCGTGCGGATCGTCTCCCTGGGTTCCCTCCTGGCCTGTATGACCGCCCTGGGGTTGGCGGTGGGGCTGGCAATTCCCTTGGCGTATCAAGTCTATACGTTTTTGGCAACGGTGTACATCATTTGGTGTCACCGCAGTAACATCCAACGACTGCTCAAGGGGACGGAACCCCGCTTGGGAGAGGCGAAACCGACTGGGGAATAA
- a CDS encoding DUF697 domain-containing protein encodes MGQVGIYPVLDWAALRGLWCYEQARVLATGSVRQRLETGRVRVVALGLVGRGKSSLLNALVGEPVFATGARHGVTRGAQAVLWCPGDRPVELVDTPGLDEVGASAALGVWELALGAELVLLVLSGDPNRLEMGILSRLVRSGKPVVVVMNKMDQYPPQAQAQLQARWQAGKLVRWVAPADVVWVAAQPTGWQKTATGTVVRQPLAPQVSGLRQGLAQHLATLAPALLALNALQMTAQNPPLSTPPGQIEALIWRASSTKALAVAVNPLLGVDLLVGAAMDGALLLRLARRAGTTLTPVEATKLLHLIAYSLGGLGVGGSLLKGLLGWGGAVAFLPYLAVATGQGAVAGLATYVLGRLGWQYCVQGKTWGTGSARAHIHRWVGAIDQGAVLERLRHYLHHPPGHGIQ; translated from the coding sequence ATGGGGCAGGTGGGGATTTATCCAGTGCTGGATTGGGCGGCCTTGCGGGGGTTGTGGTGTTATGAGCAGGCGCGGGTTTTGGCCACCGGGTCGGTGCGGCAGAGGCTAGAAACGGGGCGGGTGCGGGTGGTGGCTTTGGGGTTGGTGGGGCGGGGCAAATCCAGTTTATTAAATGCCCTGGTGGGGGAGCCGGTATTTGCCACGGGGGCACGGCATGGGGTCACGCGGGGGGCGCAGGCGGTGCTTTGGTGTCCGGGGGATAGGCCGGTGGAACTGGTGGATACGCCGGGGCTGGACGAGGTGGGGGCATCCGCCGCTCTGGGGGTGTGGGAGTTGGCCTTGGGAGCGGAATTGGTGTTGCTGGTGCTGAGTGGTGACCCCAACCGTTTGGAAATGGGCATCCTGTCCCGGTTGGTGCGCTCCGGGAAACCGGTGGTGGTGGTGATGAACAAAATGGATCAGTATCCCCCCCAGGCGCAGGCGCAACTGCAAGCTCGCTGGCAGGCGGGGAAATTGGTGCGGTGGGTGGCACCGGCGGATGTGGTTTGGGTGGCGGCGCAACCCACGGGCTGGCAGAAAACGGCAACGGGCACGGTGGTAAGACAGCCCCTTGCTCCCCAGGTGAGCGGGTTACGGCAGGGGTTGGCACAGCATTTGGCGACCCTGGCACCGGCTTTGCTGGCTCTCAATGCGTTGCAAATGACTGCCCAAAATCCCCCGTTGAGTACGCCACCGGGTCAGATTGAAGCCCTGATCTGGCGCGCCAGTAGCACCAAAGCCCTGGCGGTGGCGGTGAATCCCCTGCTGGGGGTGGATTTGCTGGTGGGGGCGGCAATGGATGGTGCCCTATTGCTCCGGTTGGCACGCAGGGCGGGAACGACCCTCACCCCGGTGGAGGCCACGAAATTGTTACATTTAATCGCCTACAGTTTGGGGGGGCTGGGGGTGGGGGGCAGTTTGCTCAAGGGACTTTTGGGCTGGGGTGGGGCGGTAGCTTTTCTGCCCTACCTGGCCGTCGCCACCGGACAGGGAGCCGTTGCGGGCTTGGCCACCTATGTGCTAGGGCGGTTGGGTTGGCAGTATTGTGTTCAAGGAAAAACCTGGGGCACGGGCAGTGCCAGGGCGCACATTCACCGCTGGGTGGGGGCGATTGACCAGGGGGCGGTTTTGGAGCGTTTGCGCCACTATTTGCATCACCCCCCCGGACATGGGATACAGTAA
- a CDS encoding chlororespiratory reduction protein 7 codes for MADPLMYQGDHYVVLTPGAPEQFYTEAELRQKLAELLSQATELGPELAAYPTTAARVQYLLDTGCRWEWGAGEFMEWYLVRLEKVRLEPPPSWP; via the coding sequence ATGGCTGACCCGCTGATGTACCAAGGGGATCATTACGTTGTTTTAACGCCGGGGGCACCGGAGCAGTTTTATACTGAGGCGGAACTGCGGCAGAAACTGGCAGAACTTTTATCACAGGCCACGGAACTCGGCCCGGAATTGGCCGCCTACCCCACCACCGCCGCGCGGGTGCAGTATTTGTTGGATACGGGGTGTCGCTGGGAATGGGGAGCCGGTGAGTTTATGGAATGGTACCTGGTGCGTTTAGAAAAGGTGCGTTTGGAACCCCCCCCGTCATGGCCGTAA